The DNA window ttgatctctctctctctctctctctctctctttttgctcttttgatatgccacacatacacaacacttgcaacattttttatgctaaaattacaaaaatctATAGTTTTAGTTGCCATATTCTTTTTTGATATTATATTGTTTTCGTTTGGTAAACATTATTGTTGATTTAGGGTTAATGtgtataaactatatataatatgtataatgATCATAATTGCAGGCTTATAGCATCGGTCTATTACGTTCTGACTATTTGGCTCACGTGTACGAGGGCTGTGCAATAAAGCAGGTTGAAATCAACACGATTGCCTCCAGTTTCGGTGGCATCGCTACACACTTGGTGCCTCTGCAAAAGTATTAAGCGCTCttctatttctctctctctctctctctctctctctctcactctctttctttctttctctatctctctatttctattttatattgcaCTTCTTCTAACttttattatcatttaatACTTTTCATATGCAACTCGCACTCATTTAGATATAGCAATGTTTTTGAGCTCGCAtcttgtttgtattttgtattttggtgTGCCCTTGCATCTTGTAATATCCATTCATTGTTGAGCGTTATTCTAATCAAAAACTAACTAAAGTATCATACTaattcatacaaaaatatgcgctCATTTAAATAATCTATTGATTGATGTTAAAATTGGTGTACAGCTCAAGTATCCAGtagaattgaatttatagACGCAATTTTGCTCAACTGCatacttaaaactaaattttcgCTCAGCTCTCTCATTTACATGTCTCgcactgctgttgttgacttgttgctctgtcgctctcttatgcacacatacacacacacatacatgcatacgaAACTCGGCTTGtggctctttctctctcacgctctcaGTCCAGCTAACTGCATCTACTTAACCTTTGCTCCCAGCTATTTTCTAACACTttatttaccttttttttttgcctgtcGCCCTTATTCCAACCCACCCTCCACTCTCTAACCTTTTTCTAACTACATTTGTAAAGATTTAACTTTTggtaattgttttttttattagtgtTATTTATTGCGCTCTCTCTAGTATACTACAAGCGTAACTAATTTACTCTCTCTTTTGTCTCTTTGCCATCGGaacttactttttttttttttttattattcaactATAATTCTGCAGCTTTGTGTTGACAGAGCTAGGACATGCTGAAAAGATCAAGCGCGTAAGtaaactataattttatttaaactttaaaaataagctttgcatctcaaatgaattttatttataaacttattcCATGCAGATGCCCAAGAATAATGCGCTGGCTGGATTATGCGACGGCATGGTCAAGGCCTGGGACATCTATGCGAAGCCGCAGGCGGTAATACTCTTCATCATCGAGGATGTCTCCTACAATATTTGCGATCAGCGTTTCCACGAGTTCTATATACGCGAGAATTATCCACATATCAAGGTGCTGCGTCGCACATTGACCGATGTCCATCGGGATGGCAAGTTGGGACAGCGCAAGGAGTTGCTGCTGTAAGTCTGACTTTAGTTTGACTTTCTCTTACCTTTGACTATCTTTATCTCACTCTTTCAGCGGCACAACTGAGGTGGCTGTCATTTATTTCCGTGCTGGCTATGAGCCGGGCCATTATCATTCGCAGAATGAATGGGATGCGCGCTATCTGATGGAATGCTCACTGGCCATCAAATGCCCATCGATCCATTATCATTTGGCGGGCACAAAGAAGGTGCAACAGGCATTGGCACAGCCAGCGGTGCTGGAGCGTTTCATCAACGATCCCGAGGAGATTAAGGCTGTTGGCAAAATCTTTACGGGCCTCTATTCACTGGATGACAATGAGGCGGGCAATGCCAGCTATGAGATGGCCCTGCGTACTCCAGAGAAATTTGTGCTCAAGCCGCAGCGTGAAGGCGGCGGCAATAACGTATACGGCGTAGACATTCCAAATGCCTTGAAGCGCATGACTCGCGTCGAGCGCTCTGCCTGGATCCTTATGGATCTCATACACCCACCGTTGTCGCAAGGCTATATGGTGCGTCCTGGCGGTGATATGCCACCGCAGATTGTGGACATGGTCTCGGAGCTGGGCATTTTTGGTGTCGTCATCGGCGATGCGGATAATATACTGCACAATTATCAGGCTGGCCATATGCTGCGCACCAAGCTATCCACTGCCAATGAAGGTGGCGTTGCCGCCGGTTTGGGCGCTCTGGACAGTCCTTACCTCATTGACAACGAGGACGAGGCCGGCTACTATTAAAGTACTTCATGTTTTttgtataacaattatttttgcattatattttttcgtATTGCGCGTCGATTTGTGATTTggtgcaataaatttaattttaaataataatataatactaaataataatgtcGGAATGTTTAATACTAAAGCAGCTAGCACcagtttatagtttaattgTCTGCTGCTCCGCACAGCTTATTACCTCACCAGCTTACGAAAGCTGACATCCATTAAACGATCTACTAGCGTATCTATAGGATGCACTATCAGCGGTATGCTGGCCAGACCTATAAGAGTTGGCAGTGTCTTCAACACACTGGGTGGCGACTTCTGCAATAAGGCTCTGCTGGCAGCGGTAATACTAAAAGAGTtccaaaagaaaataagtCAAGCACCGCTTATTGCAGATTAAGAGAGTGAAGAGAAAGATCTTAACATAAGTCAAAGAGAGTGCTGCTAAGCCACTCActcttttgctttaagcttatCAGATTTTTGATTTACCGATTTATAACCGCTCCTGGTATTATAACCGATGCCAGCATCTGCCAGGTGAACACATCAGATGCCACCAGCGCCACTTCACGATTACTGGCGCCAGACATTTCCTTGCGCAAGGACTTGTCAAAAGTATCCGTGCACACATAACCGATAGCCATGCCATAAGAAGCGGCGACAATAGACTTGGGTATGAGCGGACGAAAAGCTTCTCCCACCTCATTGCTGTAGCCTGcataattgataaattaattacaaccAATTTTGCGAAGCTTTTTCATTCTTACCCATATAACGTATAAAGGTGTGACGATATATATCTATTTCCTTACAATCTAATTCCTTCTCCTGCTGGAGCTCCACTTTGACAGTCGGCGTCTCAACCATTCTTACTAATTgcttatttacaaataaaacttaaattgcgTAAGTATGTTAAATTAATACCATTTAAAATGATGTGCAACGACAATTTCATTCGCTGTAGTTATAAACAGCTGTTAACTGCACTTTATAGCACCGCTGTGAGCATAACAgtataacagcagcagctcatttgAGTTGACGTTCATGTGAACTTGCGAACAGCTGTGTTTTAGCATTTCATGCCGCCTTGTGTGCCtgttattaatttcaaataaataagaataaatgAGTGATAATATGTTGCCAGCGTTGCCTTTTCCTGTGCATCCCAAGCTGCATGACCAACAGGCGTTTGCGGCCAAAGaagacgaagaagaagaacgaCGTCATAtacaaaaagtgcaaaatgcTTTTCAATACTATAGGTACTTGTAAACATGTTTGTGCAtgcacatgtacatatgtatgtatatgtaaatacatactACATGCATATGTCGCTaagataataaaaatcaatttagtataatttatatttatttattacagaCGCTATGCTTATCTAAGAGTAAACAAGACTGAGAATTACCTAAATAGTTTATCTAACGACGATCAGCGTTTGCTTTCCAAGTATCgcacacatttaaataatgtacGCAAATGCATTGACTCCAATCAGTCGGTTATATGCGAAATTCTACGCGATCGTGTGCTATATCCCACAGGCGATAATGAGTTGGAGCAGCTGGATGAGGCGCCTGAAAATGTGCGACATGGTGATATGGATCAAGTAAGTGTCGGCAAAAAGTTCACTTGTAGTAGTTAGTAGTGCAAAAAAcattggcaaaaaaaaatagtgcaaaaaccaaaatttttATCTCAGACTAATTTtcttgttgatgatgatgatgctgatgttgttgaacctctaaaaattttaaaggcTCAGTCCACATTGAAATTGATAGCACGTGATTGGAGCGCCGAATGTGCGCTGGAGCGTGAACAATCGTATAAGCCTATTATCGAAGCAATTGAGGATTACTACAAGCCAGAGGACTTGTAAGTAAGCTTGGACTATGCTTAAGTACATACACTAACAGTTATCTATTTTAGCGATATAAATGAGATTAAGATTTTAGTGCCTGGCGCGGGATTGGGTAGACTTACCTACGAGCTCGCCTGTCGTGGCTATGCCTGTGAGGGCAATGAGTTCTCCTACTTCATGCTAATTGCCTCGAACTTTGTGCTTAATCTTTGTGACTATGAGAATAAGCATGTACTCTATCCGTGGGTGCATCAGTATGTTAACAATATGCGACGCGTTGATCAAGTGGCTGCTGTGCATTTTCCCGATGTTTGCCCTGTACTGAATCCACCTAAGGGTAATATAGAAATGGCTGCAGGTGATTTTCTGGAGGTATATAAGACGCCCAATGCCTACAACTGTGTGgccacttgtttttttattgactGCGCCAATAATGTGATTGACTTTGTGCGCACTATATACAAGTAAGCCTTAGatttatataagtttatacactttttaaactcattatttacttttgcatatAGAATCCTTGCACCTGGAGGCATTTGGGTGAACCTCGGTCCCTTGCTTTATCACTACAGCGATGTTAAGGGTCAGAATAGCATTGAGCCGAGCTATGAAGATCTCATTATCATTATGGAAAGCATTGGATTTGATATGTTAACCACGCGCACTGGCATACGTACTAAATATGCACAGAATCCGGAGTCCATGAAGCAAAGCGAATATCAAAGTCTTTTCTGGGTTTGCCGCAAGCCAAGCCACGAGAAACACCAACAGCACCAACAGGGTAAGGAGCCAGCTGATTTAATTATGCGTGATAGTAATGACGAGCACGTTGATGAAGACGTTAATTTTGAGATTGGCGTGCAATCGAAACGAACGTGATATAGTATAAACAGACAGCagttgtataaacaaatgccatGTAGACACAACCATCAGAGCTAACCCACCGTTTCGGCATAtatgtgctttatttttttataaaagcaGCCAATTACTTACGAATTTTgtttagaaatataaatatacatttgaaAAGCGCGCCTTATTATAGGCTGTTAAGTATACATTATGTTCATCTTGACAtttctatacattttttaacgTTTTGTTCACTTTAACATTccagtttaatttttaaactttatggTTACATTAACATTTCGATACATTGACTTAACATAAAGTTAACCTTAACATTTCTGTAAAGTGTTAAATGTGCTGGATGATATGCGCAAATGCGGCCACAAATTGTGCTCGCTGATATGCGTAAGTTTAGGATTAGTCTAAAAATTTCCACAGTAAAAGCGGGAGTATTATGcagaatattaatttaaaattgaatattaattacaaaacgGTATTGCTGGCAATACGCAAATGATATATTTGATAGCCTACGTGACAAATGTAATTGCATAAAGTGCGTAAGTGGTTGCGAGTGTGaaacttagttttttttttatcgtgtatttgcatacatttcCATTGctcgcgttgttgttgctgggcatTAAACGCAAACGGTGGACAACGAATTAGCAGCGcacaagccaaaagcaaataacaaatcaacaggtaaatagcaataataagaTGAGACAAATGAGACATAGCTCTCCCcacaatacacacaaacacacaacatATACACTCATGCAATACTTATCTATATGACAGACAGGGCagacatgcatatgtatgcgtcaaacaagcaaaagcacagTTATTATTAAGTGTCTTCACTCtcgcacaacaaaaacaacaattgccgGCTGTGACAGGCAAAACTGAGACTGTGAGactgcaagcaattaaattgcgttTCAAAtattgcgtgtgtgtaaaaattgaaattgaaaatggacaaaatagaatttgaattttattttagtttttgccgGCTCCGGCTGCCCTATGCCCCCGCATTCTCAACTGTTGCCTTATGAAGGtcagctgtgtgtgtaataTTAAGTAAGAGAGtgcgggtgtgtgtgtgtgtatgtgtacctgcgtgtgtttgtttgtttgtgtgtgaccCTGCGCTTTACGCTCAATTATTGATTGCTCTGGCAGCCAGAACGGtagtaacaataataacaataataacagcaacaacaacaacaataacaacatatGTTATGATACCCAATGATGAATGTTACATTGGAGCTATTTTTAACAGTGCATTTTAGCTATTTCTGATGTACAGGGTATTTCCATAGCTGCTGTTTCTAAACGCTGCTTCTACGTTATTTGGTCGATGCCTGTTCCTGTTGCTTCCTATCAATGTTTGTCGGATGAGGTCATTGCGTAGAAAAATGTTCGTagaattttcttattattatgcCATAGCTGTATGTAACTTTTACCATATTTACTTATAGTTACTTATAGTTTATTAGTGTTGTTTACATAACTGTAGAGCCAAAGCCGATAACTATTATACTTAAAAGCTTGCTTAAGTAATTAATCGTCACGTGATAAGaggttttattttaagctatatAGATGATCCATCAAGTAATCAAGTCACATGAGCTAGTTGGATAGGCACTTGAGAAATGTACCGTTAACTTTCATCAGATCAATGCCCTTATCTGTGACACAAACACCCAAAAATGTTGTGCtgattaatgaatttaatgaaaagtatatatatacatatatataaaatatataaaaaaaaaacaactataaatattacataCTCCAATTaagtattcaatttaaaataaatgttgttccaaaagtaatttttcaattgttagcatatacatacactcAATTACATTAAGTATCTTTTGTAATTAGTAACTTAACAATTGCTAGATAAAAACGCAATGGTTAAAGTCCCGTTGAATTGCGTTCATATCAACGCaagtaaaattttttttacctTGATAAGATATGACGAAGTCCAAAAATATTGTGAGCCAACAATGACCATAGCTAATGCCTGTGACGATCGATTGATATAATAATCCTCATAGACTTATCAACTAATTACGTATAAactattaagtatacgccataATTCttgtttaacaacaattcCAACTCACTTCTTAAACAGCAGAAAAATATGgttagtttatataaatgtcaCATTAAAAGCTTATTTCACTTTATGGCACCGAT is part of the Drosophila busckii strain San Diego stock center, stock number 13000-0081.31 chromosome X, ASM1175060v1, whole genome shotgun sequence genome and encodes:
- the LOC108605270 gene encoding glutathione synthetase isoform X2; the protein is MSSEAKTPILRSCIKLPLANDELLEVIAKAKDYAIMHGAAMRSKISYSADSLNFAPFVLVPSSFPRKEFEKAVALQPIINRLMHNVAHDEEFITTTLAETIKVDEFTANLFNIYRKVLANGFTQAYSIGLLRSDYLAHVYEGCAIKQVEINTIASSFGGIATHLVPLQNFVLTELGHAEKIKRMPKNNALAGLCDGMVKAWDIYAKPQAVILFIIEDVSYNICDQRFHEFYIRENYPHIKVLRRTLTDVHRDGKLGQRKELLLGTTEVAVIYFRAGYEPGHYHSQNEWDARYLMECSLAIKCPSIHYHLAGTKKVQQALAQPAVLERFINDPEEIKAVGKIFTGLYSLDDNEAGNASYEMALRTPEKFVLKPQREGGGNNVYGVDIPNALKRMTRVERSAWILMDLIHPPLSQGYMVRPGGDMPPQIVDMVSELGIFGVVIGDADNILHNYQAGHMLRTKLSTANEGGVAAGLGALDSPYLIDNEDEAGYY
- the LOC108605270 gene encoding glutathione synthetase, chloroplastic isoform X3, translated to MALRSFVLTELGHAEKIKRMPKNNALAGLCDGMVKAWDIYAKPQAVILFIIEDVSYNICDQRFHEFYIRENYPHIKVLRRTLTDVHRDGKLGQRKELLLGTTEVAVIYFRAGYEPGHYHSQNEWDARYLMECSLAIKCPSIHYHLAGTKKVQQALAQPAVLERFINDPEEIKAVGKIFTGLYSLDDNEAGNASYEMALRTPEKFVLKPQREGGGNNVYGVDIPNALKRMTRVERSAWILMDLIHPPLSQGYMVRPGGDMPPQIVDMVSELGIFGVVIGDADNILHNYQAGHMLRTKLSTANEGGVAAGLGALDSPYLIDNEDEAGYY
- the LOC108605272 gene encoding carnosine N-methyltransferase produces the protein MSDNMLPALPFPVHPKLHDQQAFAAKEDEEEERRHIQKVQNAFQYYRRYAYLRVNKTENYLNSLSNDDQRLLSKYRTHLNNVRKCIDSNQSVICEILRDRVLYPTGDNELEQLDEAPENVRHGDMDQAQSTLKLIARDWSAECALEREQSYKPIIEAIEDYYKPEDFDINEIKILVPGAGLGRLTYELACRGYACEGNEFSYFMLIASNFVLNLCDYENKHVLYPWVHQYVNNMRRVDQVAAVHFPDVCPVLNPPKGNIEMAAGDFLEVYKTPNAYNCVATCFFIDCANNVIDFVRTIYKILAPGGIWVNLGPLLYHYSDVKGQNSIEPSYEDLIIIMESIGFDMLTTRTGIRTKYAQNPESMKQSEYQSLFWVCRKPSHEKHQQHQQGKEPADLIMRDSNDEHVDEDVNFEIGVQSKRT
- the LOC108605291 gene encoding mitochondrial fission process protein 1 codes for the protein MVETPTVKVELQQEKELDCKEIDIYRHTFIRYMGYSNEVGEAFRPLIPKSIVAASYGMAIGYVCTDTFDKSLRKEMSGASNREVALVASDVFTWQMLASVIIPGAVINRITAASRALLQKSPPSVLKTLPTLIGLASIPLIVHPIDTLVDRLMDVSFRKLVR
- the LOC108605270 gene encoding glutathione synthetase isoform X1, whose translation is MSSEAKTPILRSCIKLPLANDELLEVIAKAKDYAIMHGAAMRSKISYSADSLNFAPFVLVPSSFPRKEFEKAVALQPIINRLMHNVAHDEEFITTTLAETIKVDEFTANLFNIYRKVLANGFTQRISLGMLRSDLMLESDCPELSPVLERPAAATVAANDAAMSDDVGAVEQQLDAKLNLANVRKCNKELNGSVGASTASSAYCCWKQVEINTIASGFGHLGPASKTIQSFVLTELGHAEKIKRMPKNNALAGLCDGMVKAWDIYAKPQAVILFIIEDVSYNICDQRFHEFYIRENYPHIKVLRRTLTDVHRDGKLGQRKELLLGTTEVAVIYFRAGYEPGHYHSQNEWDARYLMECSLAIKCPSIHYHLAGTKKVQQALAQPAVLERFINDPEEIKAVGKIFTGLYSLDDNEAGNASYEMALRTPEKFVLKPQREGGGNNVYGVDIPNALKRMTRVERSAWILMDLIHPPLSQGYMVRPGGDMPPQIVDMVSELGIFGVVIGDADNILHNYQAGHMLRTKLSTANEGGVAAGLGALDSPYLIDNEDEAGYY